In a genomic window of Lepisosteus oculatus isolate fLepOcu1 chromosome 5, fLepOcu1.hap2, whole genome shotgun sequence:
- the vps26c gene encoding vacuolar protein sorting-associated protein 26C: MSTSLDIRLKRANKVYHEGEVLAGVVVIVSKEAVQHQGISLSMEGVVNLQLSSKSVGVFEAFYNSVKPIQLISGNIEVVKPGKVPSGKTEIPFEFPLHVKGNKVLYETYHGVFVNIQYTLRCDMKRSLLAKDLSKTCEFMVHSQPQKEKLLPSPVDFTITPETLQNVRERSGLPRFQIRGRLNSTSCVITQPLTGELVVESSEVPVKSIELQLVRVETCGCAEGYARDATEIQNIQIAEGDVCHGLPIPIYMVFPRLFTCPTLETTNFKVEFEVNIVTVLHDDHLITENFPLKLYRV, from the exons atgagcaCAAGTTTGGACATCAGACTAAAGCGAGCAAATAAAGTCTATCACGAAGGG GAGGTGCTGGCAGGTGTGGTGGTGATCGTGAGCAAGGAGGCTGTGCAGCATCAAGGGATCTCTCTCTCCATGGAAGGAGTGGTCAACCTGCAGCTGAGCTCCAAGAGCGTGGGCGTCTTTGAGGCCTTCTACAACTCCGTGAAG CCGATCCAGCTGATCAGCGGCAACATCGAGGTAGTCAAGCCAGGAAAGGTCCCCAGCGGCAAGACGGAAATTCCATTCGAGTTTCCCCTGCATGTCAAGGGGAACAAAGTGCTGTATGAAACCTACCATGGTGTCTTCGTCAACATCCAG TACACTCTGCGCTGTGATATGAAGAGATCTCTGCTGGCCAAAGACCTGAGCAAGACCTGCGAGTTCATGGTTCACTCTCAG CCTCAGAAGGAGAAGCTCCTGCCGAGTCCAGTGGATTTCACCATCACCCCAGAGACACTGCAGAATGTCAGAGAG AGGAGTGGCCTCCCGCGGTTCCAGATCCGGGGACGTCTGAACTCCACCAGCTGCGTGATCACCCAGCCCCTGACGGGCGAGCTGGTGGTGGAGAGCTCGGAGGTGCCCGTCAAGAGCATAGAGCTGCAGCTCGTGCGTGTGGAAACCTGCG GGTGTGCCGAGGGCTACGCGCGAGATGCCACGGAGATTCAGAATATCCAGATCGCAGAGGGCGACGTGTGTCACGGCCTCCCCATTCCCATCTACATGGTGTTTCCCCGGCTCTTCACCTGCCCCACCCTGGAAACAACCAACTTCAAAGTCG AGTTTGAAGTGAACATCGTGACCGTTCTGCACGATGACCATCTGATTACGGAGAACTTTCCTCTTAAACTGTACCGGGTCTGA